Proteins from a single region of Mustelus asterias unplaced genomic scaffold, sMusAst1.hap1.1 HAP1_SCAFFOLD_3919, whole genome shotgun sequence:
- the LOC144490852 gene encoding mitogen-activated protein kinase kinase kinase 11-like — MVEPHWKNLFSRTPLSSWGAGTPHGTQGAFTNPVWTALFDYEAHCKDELTLRQGDLVEVLSRDSAISGDEGWWAGKLHNKVGIFPSNYVSLKLPGGYAKLPAGGPEELAAPAEVPFRELTLQEVIGVGGFGKVYRGTWRGQLVAVKAARQDPDEDISATAQNVRQEGRLFAMLRHPNIIALLGVCLQEPNLCLIIEYASGGPLNRALAGRRIPPHVLVNWAVQIGKGMQYLHDGAIVPVIHRDLKSNNGKRESGSPGARNLPDLPE; from the coding sequence ATGGTAGAACCGCACTGGAAGAACCTCTtcagccgcactcccctgagcTCCTGGGGGGCGGGCACCCCCCACGGGACACAGGGTGCTTTCACCAACCCCGTCTGGACGGCCCTCTTCGACTACGAGGCCCACTGCAAAGATGAGCTGACGCTACGCCAGGGCGACCTGGTGGAGGTCCTGTCCCGGGACTCCGCCATCTCCGGTGACGAGGGCTGGTGGGCGGGCAAGCTGCACAACAAGGTGGGCATCTTCCCTTCCAACTATGTCTCCCTCAAGCTGCCGGGCGGCTACGCCAAGCTGCCGGCGGGCGGGCCCGAGGAGCTGGCCGCCCCGGCCGAGGTGCCCTTCCGGGAACTGACCCTGCAGGAGGTGATCGGGGTGGGGGGCTTTGGCAAGGTGTACCGGGGCACCTGGCGGGGGCAGCTGGTGGCGGTGAAGGCGGCGCGGCAGGACCCCGACGAGGACATCAGCGCCACGGCGCAGAACGTGCGGCAAGAAGGCCGCCTCTTCGCCATGCTGCGGCACCCCAACATCATTGCCCTGCTCGGGGTCTGCCTGCAAGAACCCAATCTGTGCCTGATCATCGAATACGCCTCCGGAGGACCCCTCAACCGGGCGCTGGCTGGGCGACGCATACCCCCCCACGTGTTGGTCAACTGGGCTGTGCAGATTGGCAAGGGCATGCAGTACCTCCACGATGGCGCCATTGTGCCCGTCATCCACCGCGACCTCAAGTCCAACAACGGTAAGCGCGAGTCAGGCTCTCCCGGTGCGCGGAACCTTccggatttaccagaatga